A stretch of Thermoplasmatales archaeon DNA encodes these proteins:
- a CDS encoding methyltransferase domain-containing protein: MKEDARAIMFNRKASDKKSKADEIIKAIGLKKGQNIADIGAGGGYFALRFAGLVGEGKVYAVDVNPDLLEFVKKAAEEKGIDNLITILSDGENLNLPEKSLDFIFMRNVTHHIGNRVEYFKKLKKFLKKDGKVIIIEYKKKRFSPFHRHYVAKEVIIKEMEESNYLLEKDFDFLPKQHFTIWKQKIINK; this comes from the coding sequence ATGAAAGAAGATGCAAGAGCGATAATGTTTAACAGAAAAGCATCAGACAAAAAAAGCAAAGCAGATGAAATTATAAAAGCAATAGGGCTTAAAAAGGGGCAAAATATCGCCGATATTGGCGCTGGCGGCGGCTATTTCGCTTTGAGGTTTGCTGGGTTGGTTGGGGAAGGAAAGGTTTATGCAGTTGATGTAAATCCTGACTTATTGGAGTTTGTTAAGAAGGCTGCTGAAGAAAAAGGAATAGATAATTTAATTACCATACTTTCAGATGGAGAAAATTTGAATTTGCCAGAAAAAAGTTTAGATTTTATATTTATGAGGAATGTAACACATCATATTGGCAACAGGGTTGAATATTTTAAAAAATTGAAAAAATTTCTCAAGAAAGATGGTAAGGTTATAATAATTGAATATAAAAAGAAAAGATTTTCTCCTTTTCATAGACACTATGTTGCAAAGGAAGTAATTATTAAAGAAATGGAAGAAAGTAACTATTTACTTGAAAAAGATTTTGATTTTCTTCCTAAACAGCATTTTACAATATGGAAGCAAAAAATTATTAATAAATAA